In the genome of Globicephala melas chromosome 3, mGloMel1.2, whole genome shotgun sequence, one region contains:
- the WDR83OS gene encoding PAT complex subunit Asterix, with product MSANNMSDPRRPNKVLRYKPPPSECNPALDDPTPDYMNLLGMIFSMCGLMLKLKWCAWVAVYCSFISFANSRSSEDTKQMMSSFMLSISAVVMSYLQNPQPMTPPW from the exons ATGTCCGCGAACAATATGTCGGACCCACGGAGGCCCAACAAAGTGCTGAG GTACAAGCCCCCACCGAGCGAGTGTAACCCAGCCTTGGATGACCCAACACCAGACTACATGAACCTGCTCGGCATGATCTTCAGCATGTGTGGCCTCATGCTCAAG CTGAAGTGGTGTGCTTGGGTCGCTGTCTACTGCTCCTTCATCAGCTTTGCCAACTCCCGGAGCTCTGAGGACACTAAGCAGATGATGAGTAGCTTCAT GCTGTCCATCTCTGCCGTGGTGATGTCATATCTGCAGAACCCTCAGCCCATGACGCCCCCCTGGTGA